A portion of the [Limnothrix rosea] IAM M-220 genome contains these proteins:
- a CDS encoding DUF4870 domain-containing protein, with translation MTFDPDKRKLLSALCHGATFINYTGLSIGIPIAILLTTDDPVVKVNARESLNFHFNMWIYFAIGAVTTVLLIGFLIIGLAALASFIMPIIAILAIFNNEDTPYKYPFIFHFL, from the coding sequence ATGACTTTTGATCCTGATAAAAGAAAACTCCTTTCCGCCCTGTGCCACGGCGCAACCTTTATCAACTACACCGGTTTATCCATTGGTATCCCCATTGCCATTTTATTAACCACAGATGATCCAGTTGTTAAAGTCAATGCCCGCGAATCCCTAAATTTTCACTTCAATATGTGGATTTATTTTGCCATTGGTGCGGTTACAACCGTTCTCTTGATTGGCTTTTTGATTATAGGCTTAGCTGCCCTCGCAAGTTTTATTATGCCGATAATTGCGATTTTGGCGATTTTTAACAACGAAGATACGCCCTATAAATATCCATTTATTTTCCATTTCCTTTAG
- a CDS encoding phenylalanine--tRNA ligase subunit alpha has translation MTTSTLTQIESDLQTLQQEAEAAIATVADLDELDKLRVSFLGKKGKLSQILRGMGKLSAEERPKVGAVANQVKEGLQGQLEAKLDELQQAKIEAQLKAETLDVTMPGVGRPLGHKHPLQSTIDRVLDIFVGLGYTVAEGPQVESDYYNFEALNTPPDHPARDMQDTFYLPGDRLLRTHTSSVQIRHMENNEPPIRIVAPGRVYRRDTVDATHSAVFHQIEILAIDKKINFGDLKGTLKAFFQELMGADTEVLLRASYFPFTEPSAEFDVKWRGKWLEMGGCGMVDPNVLKAVGYDPEVYSGFAAGFGAERIAMVLHKLDDIRHLYNSDMRFLSQF, from the coding sequence ATGACCACTTCTACTTTGACCCAAATTGAATCGGATCTACAAACGCTACAACAAGAGGCCGAGGCGGCGATCGCCACTGTCGCAGATTTAGATGAACTCGACAAATTACGGGTCAGTTTTTTAGGAAAAAAGGGCAAGCTCTCACAAATTTTACGGGGCATGGGTAAGCTCTCCGCCGAAGAACGCCCCAAGGTTGGAGCCGTTGCGAACCAAGTGAAAGAAGGTTTGCAAGGTCAGCTGGAAGCAAAATTAGACGAACTCCAACAGGCAAAAATCGAGGCGCAGCTCAAGGCCGAAACTCTTGATGTGACCATGCCCGGTGTGGGTCGCCCCCTCGGCCACAAACATCCCCTCCAAAGTACCATTGACCGTGTGCTCGATATTTTTGTGGGCTTAGGCTATACCGTCGCAGAAGGCCCCCAAGTGGAGTCGGACTATTACAATTTTGAGGCGCTGAATACACCGCCTGACCACCCTGCCCGCGATATGCAGGATACATTTTATCTCCCCGGCGATCGCCTGTTGCGCACCCACACCTCTTCCGTGCAGATTCGCCACATGGAAAATAACGAGCCGCCCATTCGCATTGTTGCGCCCGGTCGAGTCTATCGCCGTGACACCGTTGATGCCACCCACTCCGCCGTTTTCCACCAAATTGAAATTTTAGCCATCGATAAAAAGATTAACTTTGGCGACCTCAAGGGAACCCTCAAAGCTTTTTTCCAAGAATTAATGGGCGCAGACACCGAAGTTTTATTGCGAGCTAGCTATTTTCCCTTCACAGAGCCTTCCGCTGAATTTGACGTGAAGTGGCGCGGTAAGTGGCTAGAAATGGGCGGTTGCGGCATGGTGGATCCCAATGTCCTTAAGGCTGTCGGCTACGACCCCGAAGTTTATTCTGGTTTCGCCGCGGGTTTTGGGGCAGAACGCATTGCCATGGTCTTACACAAGCTTGATGATATTCGCCACCTTTACAACAGCGACATGCGTTTTTTAAGTCAGTTCTAA
- a CDS encoding TM2 domain-containing protein, with protein sequence MKNKNSAAILSFFLGGVGVHKFYLGETGWGIVYAIFFWTYIPTLAGLVEALLLLSMPQADFDRKYNSKSLIGYESRRLTNNYGDVPQVIVNINGEQAVSTEYRKPTERSPVQTSNVSDEAIAAEKIDRRILKLCLNKGEITLLDCFIEIEDVPRSIIETRLENLVRSEFLQIGNRASDGKIIYRLDN encoded by the coding sequence ATGAAAAATAAGAACTCAGCAGCGATCCTGTCTTTTTTCCTCGGCGGCGTTGGAGTCCATAAATTTTATCTAGGCGAAACTGGCTGGGGCATTGTTTATGCCATTTTCTTCTGGACATACATACCTACCCTAGCTGGCTTAGTCGAAGCATTATTACTGCTGAGTATGCCCCAAGCTGACTTTGACCGCAAATACAATAGTAAAAGTTTGATCGGCTATGAATCCCGTCGTCTCACCAACAATTACGGCGATGTGCCGCAAGTGATTGTCAATATTAATGGCGAACAAGCGGTTTCGACAGAGTACCGAAAACCGACAGAACGCTCCCCGGTTCAAACGAGTAATGTGAGTGATGAGGCGATCGCCGCCGAAAAAATTGACCGTCGCATCCTCAAACTTTGCCTCAATAAAGGTGAAATCACCTTACTAGACTGTTTCATTGAAATTGAAGATGTGCCTAGAAGCATTATTGAAACCCGCCTTGAAAACTTAGTCCGCTCTGAATTTTTACAAATTGGCAATCGTGCTAGCGACGGTAAAATCATCTATCGACTCGATAATTAA
- a CDS encoding response regulator transcription factor — MTLISVAIIEGNPHLRSLLGWHLQQADYAIYQAANLQQSRRIFEQHMPSLVLLDLDLSDGNGLDLCRWLRQNTQAIILILSAKNTEKDIVQGLKAGADDYLTKPFGMQELLARVEALTRRIHAAAAPLQLDYGELRIDLVQRRVLFRGNYIDLTPQEFSLLYVLAQADGEPLSRSELLQRAWPDAIDNPRTIDTHVLSLRKKIERDPRQPNLIQTVRNVGYRFNPDVVNPATASNFSGPASTASRTESSQPMPQHQKRQMKRRIPIRELVNHV, encoded by the coding sequence GTGACTTTAATCTCTGTTGCTATTATCGAAGGAAATCCTCATCTGAGGTCTTTATTGGGATGGCACTTGCAGCAAGCTGACTATGCTATTTATCAAGCTGCAAACCTTCAGCAATCCCGTAGGATTTTTGAGCAGCATATGCCCTCTTTGGTTTTATTAGATCTAGATCTTTCTGATGGCAACGGTCTCGACCTTTGTCGTTGGTTGCGTCAAAATACTCAGGCGATCATTCTCATCCTGTCGGCAAAAAATACTGAAAAAGATATTGTCCAAGGCCTCAAAGCAGGCGCTGACGACTATCTCACTAAGCCTTTTGGTATGCAAGAACTGCTTGCCCGGGTAGAAGCCCTAACGCGGCGCATACATGCTGCAGCGGCTCCACTGCAACTAGACTATGGCGAACTGCGCATTGATTTAGTCCAGAGACGTGTTTTATTCAGAGGGAATTACATTGACCTAACACCCCAAGAGTTTAGCTTGCTGTATGTCTTGGCGCAGGCTGATGGTGAACCCCTCAGTCGTTCGGAGCTGCTACAGAGGGCTTGGCCAGATGCCATCGACAACCCCCGTACTATTGATACCCATGTGTTGTCTCTACGCAAAAAAATTGAGCGTGACCCAAGACAACCGAATTTGATTCAAACTGTACGAAATGTTGGTTATCGTTTCAATCCTGATGTTGTTAATCCTGCTACTGCTAGTAATTTTAGTGGACCGGCATCTACTGCTAGTCGGACTGAGTCTTCCCAGCCGATGCCACAGCACCAGAAGCGTCAAATGAAGCGACGTATACCGATTAGGGAGCTTGTTAATCACGTGTAG
- a CDS encoding lysylphosphatidylglycerol synthase domain-containing protein, with protein MPLGIKPKLQSRRSKVWQRILSGLSLLICLVAIAVVYQGLKDTDWGLVWANLNQISLGKLALTLIFVTCSYGAIACYDVLAFRYIRQKLALRKIMFAGLITYAISPNVGFAFLSGGVLRYRLYRHWQISNVAIAKIIAFTNASLWVGLLPVAGFIFVVTEFSLPEALDDSFSLISPPELGVIFLGIAAIYLLLVRYLPQPLQWRQYSLELPSFKLTLQQIAVFVFDWGFAALALHFLLGNPIKFPFFFGVYVMAMVVGLISAVPGGLGVFETMIVFFLEPLQSQENLLTGLIAFRCLYYFLPFTVAVAALIGFEVRQRVS; from the coding sequence ATGCCCCTGGGAATAAAGCCAAAATTACAATCGCGGCGCTCTAAAGTTTGGCAACGGATTTTATCGGGTTTAAGTTTACTGATTTGTTTGGTGGCGATCGCCGTTGTTTATCAGGGTCTAAAGGATACGGACTGGGGATTAGTCTGGGCAAATTTAAATCAGATTTCCCTTGGCAAATTAGCTTTAACGCTGATTTTTGTAACCTGTAGCTACGGGGCGATCGCCTGCTATGACGTTTTAGCCTTTCGCTATATCCGCCAAAAATTAGCTTTGCGGAAAATTATGTTTGCGGGATTGATCACCTATGCCATTAGTCCCAATGTCGGCTTTGCTTTTTTGTCTGGCGGTGTGTTGCGTTATCGCTTATATCGTCACTGGCAAATTTCTAACGTGGCGATCGCCAAAATCATTGCTTTTACCAATGCCAGTTTGTGGGTCGGTCTGCTCCCCGTAGCTGGTTTTATTTTTGTCGTTACAGAGTTTTCATTACCAGAAGCCCTTGATGACTCTTTTTCACTGATTTCTCCGCCGGAACTGGGTGTGATTTTTTTAGGGATTGCAGCAATTTATTTATTACTCGTACGGTATTTGCCTCAACCTTTGCAATGGCGACAATACAGTCTTGAACTGCCTTCTTTCAAACTAACTCTCCAACAAATTGCTGTTTTCGTCTTCGACTGGGGCTTTGCCGCCTTGGCTTTACATTTTTTGCTAGGAAATCCGATCAAATTTCCCTTCTTTTTTGGGGTCTATGTCATGGCCATGGTCGTCGGTCTGATCAGTGCTGTGCCCGGCGGTTTGGGCGTGTTTGAGACGATGATTGTTTTTTTTCTAGAGCCGCTGCAAAGCCAAGAAAATCTGTTGACGGGGTTAATCGCTTTTCGCTGCCTCTATTATTTTTTGCCTTTTACAGTGGCAGTTGCTGCGTTAATTGGCTTTGAGGTGAGACAGCGTGTGTCATAA
- the surE gene encoding 5'/3'-nucleotidase SurE produces MPSVPSVQQQQFNILVSNDDGISALGIRVLANTLAAAGHRVTVVCPDRERSATGHGLTLHRPIHTEMVEGIFSPEVVAWSCSGTPSDCVKFGLSAVIAEKPDFVLSGINHGSNLGTDVLYSGTVSAAMEGLLEGIPSIAFSLSSASHNFQPAADFACRLLQRLPRQAIAPAVLLNVNVPDLPSDQIKGAKITRQGLRRYIEQFQKRHDPRGKVYYWLAGEVIEELPQPDVCNSNVPESIPSDVEAIAEGFITITPLQYIMNDVQTIQALSQTAWLS; encoded by the coding sequence ATGCCATCTGTGCCTTCCGTTCAGCAACAACAATTTAATATTTTGGTTAGTAATGATGATGGTATCTCCGCCCTCGGCATCCGTGTCCTTGCCAATACCCTAGCGGCAGCGGGTCATCGCGTGACGGTCGTTTGTCCGGATCGGGAGCGTTCGGCGACGGGTCATGGTTTAACGCTACATCGCCCCATTCATACGGAGATGGTCGAGGGGATTTTTAGTCCGGAGGTGGTCGCTTGGTCTTGTTCGGGCACGCCTTCGGATTGCGTCAAGTTTGGTTTAAGTGCTGTGATTGCAGAAAAGCCTGATTTTGTGTTGTCGGGTATTAATCATGGCTCAAATCTTGGTACTGACGTGCTGTATTCGGGTACGGTTTCGGCAGCGATGGAGGGTTTGCTTGAGGGGATTCCGAGTATCGCGTTTAGTCTTTCGAGTGCTAGTCATAATTTTCAACCGGCGGCTGATTTTGCTTGTCGTCTGTTACAACGGCTGCCGCGACAGGCGATCGCCCCAGCTGTACTCCTCAATGTCAATGTTCCAGATTTACCGAGTGATCAAATTAAGGGGGCAAAAATTACGCGCCAGGGGTTACGCCGTTACATCGAGCAATTTCAAAAGCGCCATGACCCACGGGGCAAGGTTTATTATTGGCTGGCGGGAGAAGTGATCGAAGAGTTGCCCCAGCCGGATGTTTGTAATAGTAATGTGCCGGAATCAATTCCTTCGGATGTGGAGGCGATCGCCGAGGGCTTTATTACCATTACCCCGTTGCAATACATCATGAATGACGTACAAACAATTCAAGCTCTATCCCAAACAGCTTGGCTGAGCTAA